One stretch of Planctomycetota bacterium DNA includes these proteins:
- a CDS encoding DUF2950 family protein: MEEIKTDTAAKPQSCGFATWSLVLGITGLILCVIVIPSLLAIIFGIIALVKINAAKGLLTGKGKAIAGIVLGGLAFVLMPIVLIAAIAIPNLMTGRQAARETYHTGVLKELESQKLGIDKSAGEMDNLFSSEALAPDLLGSRISANEISAVASLRAIVAAEALWRQQDADGNGIRDYWTYDVSGLYRMLRADGRTKCEFISVDLANADASPADVSIFENSKLAQRLSAKVQPKYGYLFEAMSEDEAGESYNQEMVAGIPAANQTRFAFVAYPETYGKTGTKTFIVDESGTIYEVDPGSNQSKTVLQWPGPNPISIIGPGGAQWKVAD, encoded by the coding sequence AGTTTGGTCCTGGGCATCACGGGCCTGATCCTGTGCGTGATAGTCATTCCCTCTTTACTGGCCATCATCTTCGGCATCATTGCCCTGGTAAAGATTAACGCCGCCAAGGGATTGCTGACCGGCAAAGGCAAGGCCATTGCCGGTATTGTCCTGGGCGGATTGGCCTTTGTGCTGATGCCCATCGTCCTCATCGCCGCTATTGCCATTCCCAATCTGATGACCGGCCGTCAAGCCGCCAGGGAAACATATCATACCGGCGTGCTAAAGGAATTGGAGTCCCAAAAGCTGGGCATCGATAAATCAGCCGGTGAAATGGACAATCTTTTCTCGTCGGAAGCGCTAGCGCCCGACCTGCTGGGCAGCCGGATATCCGCCAACGAGATATCCGCGGTTGCCTCGCTCAGGGCAATAGTTGCGGCCGAAGCCTTATGGCGCCAGCAGGACGCGGACGGCAATGGCATACGGGATTATTGGACCTATGACGTCTCCGGCCTGTATCGGATGCTCCGAGCTGACGGGCGGACCAAATGCGAGTTTATTTCCGTTGACCTGGCCAATGCCGATGCCTCTCCGGCCGATGTCAGCATATTCGAGAATAGCAAATTAGCCCAACGGCTCAGCGCCAAGGTTCAGCCCAAATATGGCTATTTGTTCGAGGCCATGTCCGAGGATGAGGCCGGGGAATCCTATAACCAGGAAATGGTGGCCGGTATCCCGGCCGCCAACCAGACCAGGTTCGCCTTTGTCGCCTATCCGGAAACGTACGGAAAAACCGGCACAAAAACATTTATTGTAGATGAAAGCGGCACAATTTATGAAGTCGACCCGGGCAGCAACCAAAGTAAAACAGTCCTCCAATGGCCCGGCCCTAATCCTATTTCGATAATCGGTCCCGGAGGCGCCCAGTGGAAAGTGGCGGATTAA
- a CDS encoding class I SAM-dependent methyltransferase codes for MVRTSCERYYDRVAGRYDDSYQTPYWEFYNAVTWHNLKRFLPRLTGRQVLDIGGGTGLWALKLAKSGYEVTCADISQKMLDKAKDKAEQAGFSSKITFVKADICDLTQFQPDSFDLVIAQGDPLSCCADARQAVKEVWRVLKPKGLFIASVDNKFGGMRVFVNQGAIDELEQFVKTGQTNWFTKNEAEQYPITYFTPDGLRKLFAQNGFEMQSLIGKVVLPLNSTSEIFKDRNMFDRLLKLELKLHAEEVLLGSAGHLEITGRKATADKHG; via the coding sequence ATGGTAAGAACATCCTGCGAGCGGTATTACGACCGGGTGGCCGGGAGATACGATGATTCCTACCAGACCCCATACTGGGAGTTCTATAACGCCGTGACCTGGCATAATCTCAAACGCTTCCTGCCCCGGCTGACCGGACGCCAGGTGCTGGATATCGGCGGCGGTACCGGACTCTGGGCCCTGAAACTGGCTAAGTCCGGCTATGAAGTTACCTGTGCGGACATCTCCCAGAAAATGCTGGATAAGGCCAAAGATAAGGCCGAACAAGCCGGATTCAGCTCAAAGATTACCTTCGTCAAGGCCGACATCTGCGACTTAACTCAATTTCAACCAGATTCCTTTGATTTAGTAATAGCCCAGGGCGACCCGCTGTCCTGTTGCGCTGATGCCCGTCAGGCCGTTAAAGAGGTCTGGCGTGTGCTTAAGCCCAAGGGATTATTCATCGCCTCGGTGGACAACAAGTTCGGCGGCATGCGGGTCTTCGTTAACCAGGGCGCTATTGATGAGCTGGAACAGTTCGTCAAAACCGGACAGACCAACTGGTTCACCAAGAATGAGGCCGAACAATACCCAATTACCTATTTTACGCCGGATGGGTTGCGGAAGTTATTTGCCCAGAACGGGTTTGAGATGCAGTCTTTAATCGGCAAGGTGGTTCTGCCTCTGAATTCCACCAGTGAGATTTTCAAGGACAGGAACATGTTTGACCGGTTGCTGAAACTGGAACTGAAACTCCACGCCGAAGAGGTTCTGCTGGGCTCAGCCGGGCATCTGGAAATCACGGGAAGAAAAGCAACCGCAGATAAACACGGATAA